The proteins below are encoded in one region of Pongo pygmaeus isolate AG05252 chromosome 20, NHGRI_mPonPyg2-v2.0_pri, whole genome shotgun sequence:
- the SWSAP1 gene encoding ATPase SWSAP1 has translation MAETLRRVLTRGGAVWSGENTPAAGPPLLLLGTPGSGKTALLFAAALEAAGEGQGPVLFLTRSPLQSMPRGTGTTLDPMRLQKIRFQYPPSTRELFRLLCSAHEAPGPAPSLLLLDGLEEYLAEDPEPQEAAYLIALLLDTAAHFSHRLGPGRDCGLMVALQTQEEADSGDVLHLALLQRYFPAQCWLQPDAPGPGEHGLRACLEPGGLGPRTEWWVTFRSDGEMMIAPWPTQAGDPSSGKGSSSGGQP, from the exons ATGGCGGAGACGCTGAGGAGGGTGCTAACCAGGGGCGGTGCGGTCTGGTCCGGGGAGAACACGCCTGCCGCCGGACCGCCTTTGCTGCTGCTCGGTACACCAGGATCTGGAAAAACAGCGCTGCTATTTGCTGCGGCCCTAGAGGCGGCGGGGGAGGGCCAAGGCCCAGTCCTCTTCCTGACACGAAGCCCTCTTCAAAGCATGCCCCGCGGGACCGGAACGACTCTAGACCCAATGCGACTCCAG AAGATCCGCTTCCAGTACCCACCCTCAACCCGAGAGCTTTTCCGGCTCCTGTGCTCTGCCCATGAGGCCCCGGGGCCAGCCCCCTCCCTTCTGCTGCTCGACGGCCTAGAAGAGTACCTAGCGGAAGACCCAGAGCCCCAGGAAGCCGCCTACCTCATTGCCTTACTTCTAGACACAGCTGCCCACTTCAGCCACCGGCTTGGGCCTGGCCGGGACTGTGGGCTCATGGTGGCCCTCCAGACCCAGGAGGAGGCAGATAGTGGGGACGTCCTGCACCTGGCACTGCTCCAGCGGTATTTTCCTGCCCAGTGCTGGCTGCAGCCAGATGCACCAGGTCCAGGAGAGCACGGCCTCCGAGCCTGCCTGGAGCCAGGCGGGCTGGGCCCCAGAACAGAGTGGTGGGTGACTTTCCGATCAGATGGAGAAATGATGATCGCTCCGTGGCCCACCCAGGCTGGTGACCCCAGCTCAGGCAAGGGTTCAAGCTCTGGAGGCCAGCCCTGA
- the EPOR gene encoding erythropoietin receptor, which translates to MDHLGASLWPQVGSLCLLLAGAAWAPPPNLPDPKFESKAALLAARGPEELLCFTERLEDLVCFWEEAASAGVGPGNYSFSYQLEDEPWKLCRLHQAPTARGAVRFWCSLPTADTSSFVPLELRVTAASGAPRYHRVIHINEVVLLDAPVGLVARLADESGHVVLRWLPPPETPMTSHIRYEVDVSAGNGAGSVQRVEILEGRTECVLSNLRGRTRYTFAVRARMAEPSFGGFWSAWSEPVSLLTPSDLDPLILTLSLILVLILVLLTVLALLSHRRALKQKIWPGIPSPESEFEGLFTTHKGNFQLWLYQNDGCLWWSPCTPFTEDPPASLEVLSERCWGTMQAVEPGTDDEGPLLEPVGSEHAQDTYLVLDKWLLPRNPPSEDLPGPGGSVDIVAMDEGSEASSCSSALASKPSPEGASAASFEYTILDPSSQLLRPWTLCPELPPTPPHLKYLYLVVSDSGISTDYSSGDSQGAQGGLSDGPYSNPYENSLIPAAEPLPPSYVACS; encoded by the exons ATGGACCACCTCGGGGCGTCCCTTTGGCCCCAGGTCGGCTCCCTTTGTCTCCTGCTCGCTGGGGCCGCCTGGGCGCCCCCGCCCAACCTCCCGGACCCCAAGTTCGAGAGCAAAG CGGCCTTGCTGGCGGCCCGCGGGCCCGAAGAGCTTCTGTGCTTCACCGAGCGGTTGGAGGACTTGGTGTGTTTCTGGGAGGAAGCGGCGAGCGCTGGGGTGGGCCCGGGCAACTACAGCTTCTCCTACCAGCTCGA GGATGAGCCATGGAAGCTGTGTCGCCTGCACCAGGCTCCCACGGCTCGTGGTGCGGTGCGCTTCTGGTGTTCGCTGCCCACAGCCGACACGTCGAGCTTCGTGCCCCTAGAGTTGCGCGTCACAGCAGCCTCCGGCGCTCCGCGATATCACCGTGTCATCCACATCAATGAAGTAG TGCTCCTGGACGCCCCCGTGGGGCTGGTGGCGCGGTTGGCTGACGAGAGCGGCCACGTAGTGTTGCGCTGGCTCCCGCCGCCTGAGACACCCATGACGTCCCATATCCGCTACGAGGTGGACGTCTCGGCCGGCAACGGCGCAGGGAGCGTGCAGAGG GTGGAGATCCTGGAGGGCCGCACCGAGTGTGTGCTGAGCAACCTGCGGGGCCGGACGCGCTACACCTTCGCCGTCCGCGCGCGTATGGCTGAGCCGAGCTTCGGCGGCTTCTGGAGCGCCTGGTCGGAGCCTGTGTCGCTGCTGACGCCTAGTG ACCTGGACCCCCTCATCCTGACGCTCTCCCTCATCCTCGTGCTCATCCTGGTGCTGCTGACCGTGCTCGCGCTGCTCTCCCACCGCCG GGCTCTGAAGCAGAAGATCTGGCCTGGCATCCCGAGCCCAGAGAGTGAGTTTGAAGGCCTCTTCACCACCCACAAGGGTAACTTCCAG CTGTGGCTGTACCAGAATGATGGCTGCCTGTGGTGGAGCCCCTGCACCCCCTTCACAGAGGACCCACCTGCTTCCCTGGAAGTCCTCTCAGAGCGCTGCTGGGGGACGATGCAAGCAGTGGAGCCGGGGACAGATGATGAGGGCCCCCTGCTGGAGCCGGTGGGCAGTGAGCATGCCCAGGATACCTATCTGGTGCTGGACAAGTGGTTGCTGCCCCGGAACCCGCCCAGTGAGGACCTCCCAGGGCCTGGTGGCAGTGTGGACATAGTGGCCATGGATGAAGGCTCAGAAGCATCCTCCTGCTCATCTGCTTTGGCCTCGAAGCCCAGCCCAGAGGGAGCCTCTGCTGCCAGCTTTGAGTACACTATCCTGGACCCCAGCTCCCAGCTCTTGCGTCCATGGACACTGTGCCCTGAGCtgccccctaccccaccccacctaAAGTACCTGTACCTTGTGGTATCTGACTCTGGCATCTCAACTGACTACAGCTCAGGGGACTCCCAGGGAGCCCAAGGGGGCTTATCTGATGGCCCCTACTCCAACCCTTATGAGAACAGCCTTATCCCAGCTGCTGAGCCTCTGCCCCCCAGCTATGTGGCTTGCTCTTAG